The region GATCTGCAATGATATCTTCATGGCAGAGCAGGCAAGCAGAACCGTAACGATGTTGCCGACCACCATGACCATGGTCGTCCCCATGACGACCCCCGTAACCCCCCATGCCGACGCCCCGCCAATCCCCACGGGGATGCTCAGTATCGACAGCACGAGCCAAATGACGGCATTTTTGCCATGTATCCCCTGGGCGACCAGTATCCGGCTGGCGTTGATGGCAAGCGAATCTGCCAGCAAACCAAGCAAGAGAAAATGCATGACCCCGCGGCCGGCGCTGGCATATTCCTGTCCGATCCAAATGGCCAGGAAAGACTCTCCGTAAAAGAAGATGGCCACAGGCATGGCCAGCGATACCACCTGCAGTGCCAAGGTAGTGCTGAACCATGACTTCAGCAGCTCATCACGATCGTTTCTCCCGATGGAGGCTCCGAAATACGGGATCAACGGCAGTCCAAGCGCCTGTGAAACCCCCTTCGCATAGTCGATGAGACGGTTCGGCATTACGAAATAGACAATCTGCCCCAAGCCTATCACATTGCCGATTATCAGGGGAACACTCTGGTTTTGCAGGCGTGATGCGACCAGCATGGTGGCACTTTTGGCGCCAAACGTGAAAAGCTCGTGCAGCTTGCGCCAGGTAACTGCTCGGAAGGTCATCCTCGGAATACTGTTGTCGCACACAATTGCTGCAGAGAAAAACGCAAATTGTATCAGGCAAAAGATCGGCTCCAGCAGGGCAAGCACTATCAGCCCGTTACCCGCGTAGCGCTGCAAAAGATAGAACGTCAACAACGCGCGCACTATAGTCAGTATTCCCCTGGCACTGTTGATCAGATAATGTCGCTGCAGGCCCATCAAAGTGGCGGTGAAAACCTGCAAAGGAAACATTATGCTTGCATCCAGGCCAAAGAGCAGAAAGACCGTGCTGAGATTTGCAATATCCTTTGTATCGTTGCCGGTGATGATTCGGGGGTAGTAGCCCAGCGCAGCAAACAACACCAGTGCCAGACCGCCGGCCACGATGAAAAAGGCAAATGCCGTGCTTATGGTTTGTTGCAGGTCGCTGCGATCCTGTTTGCCGTCGGCGACAGAGACGAATCGAATCAATGCGGGACCGATGCCCAGGTCCAGCAGTCCCATATAGCCGATAACGCTCATAACCAGTTCCCACAAACCGTAATCGCGGTTGCCCAGTGCCCTGATGAGAACGGGGCTCATGATGAACGCAACGACAACGTTAATCAGGTAGAGCGTTGTTCCAGAAAACGAGTTGAGTATAAGTTTTTTTCTCACGGCTCCCTCAAAAAGGCTCATTTGGCTAACGTATGCTGTCCAAGAGTTGAGCCAGCTGCTGTGCCGAAGCGCGGACATCGTACCGGGAACGGGCCAACGGGACGAAACGCTGGAACTCGTCCGTTCTTGGCTCATCAATACTTTTCCGGAGGGCATCGGCAAGAGCACCCACGTTTTCGGAAGCAAATACCATCGCCGGTGTATCATGGACCGTTTCCCGGAGCCCTATGCAGTCTGCGGCGACAAGAGGCGTGCCGGTGCAGAGCGCCTCCATGGCGAGAAGGCCGCTTGCCTCCCAGCGCGAGGGCATGACGATGGCGTTGATCTGGGCATAAAGATGGCAAACTTCCGATTGAAACGGCAGGAAATGGAAGCAGGGTTCCAGGTCCAGTTCACGAATCTTTGCCCGGTACTCCTTCAGGTAGTCTCCGGAGCCGACGGCGACGACCGCAAATTTCCGGCCATACTGCTGTTTTTTCAGCATGCGGACAGCTTCAACAAGTAAATCAAACCCCTTCTGCGGCATAAACCGCCCGAAAAAACCTAGCAAGAACGTTGCGTCATCGATCCCGAACTCGGCGCGCAGGTCGATCGGGCTTGCCGGCAGATGTTCGAGTGCCCCCAATTCAATGCCGTTGGGGATGACGATCGATCTTTGACCATTATGTGCCAACTCGGGGAACTGTTCATGCAGATGGCTGAGGATGTCGTTGCTTACGGCGTACAGCACCGTAATGCGGCCGATCATTTTTCGCAAAAGAAAGTGCTTCAGCCACCCCAGGCGCCCGGTAAGATATTTGGGTTCAAGGATGCCATGTATGGTGACGATCTGGGGAACACGAAAAAACAGGTTCGCCAGGGAAACAGCCACGGCAGAGATAAACCCCTGACTGAGGATCACGTCGTAGCGGTTTGTTCTCAATTCCCGAAACGCGGCACTGACAAGGCCCTTGGTGTCGGCTTCCCGAACAATAATCAAACGGGCGCGATACTCCTCCACGTCATTCGCGAGCGCGGCATCTTCATGGGTTTGGGATGCCAGGAGCGTCAAGCGGTAATGGGCCGGCAAGTAGCGGAAGAGGTAGCGCATATACGTTCTGATCCCCCCAAGGGGCCAGCGCGCAACGATCAACACATTCTTTTCCATTATCCCTTCCTCGAGAGCAGGATACATTTTGCGGCTCTGACCGGGTCGTACCAGCAGGACCGCACGAAGTGCCATATCGCCTTGTGATAAATCTTCGCCTGCAGGCAAAAGGCACCAAGACGGTAATGAATGACCGCAAGCCTTTTTCTGCGCACCCATGCAGGATAAGGGTAGCGTTCCATGGCACTCTTTAACACAACCAGCGAGTCTTCCCACATTTTGCTACATTTTGTAATGCTTAACTGCTCAGGATGCTGCCGGTAATACGTCAATTTCTCATTCAGGTAAAAGAAATCGGAGCGTTCCTTGATCCTCACCCACATGTCCTGGTCGGGAACAATCCCCACGGTAAATGGTCCTACTGCCTGCAACAGGCTTCTTCGCACCATCACCAGTGAGGGCGTACGGATATAACAATCCAGCAGGACATTTGCCAAGCGGTTGGTTTCACGGTGGTCCTCGGCAAACAGCGGGTAGAGCGTCGTGTTATCCGGACCTATGACCTGGCCGTTCGTATAGACCAGTCCCACGTCCTGGTTCCGCTCCAATATCTCCACCTGCTTGCGCAGTTTGTCCGGGTGCCAGAGGTCATCGTTATCCAAAAAAGCGATATATTCCGACTCGGCATGCAGCAATCCCAGGTTCAAGGCCGCGGCCTGGCCGTGATTCCCGTGGTCCTCGTGACGCAGAATCCTGATTCTGCCGGCATAGGCGTCGATGATTTCCGCGGAACGGTCCGTGGAGCCGTCATCAACGGCAATGATCGCATAATCGTCGTACCGTTGCGCCAGGGCGCTTTCAATTGTCTGGGCGACATAGCGTTCCTGATTATAGACGGCAATGATTACCGTCACCTTGGGAACTTTTACGGTTTTGTCGTTGCCTTCAGGGGCAGTACTTTTCACAAGAGCCTTCCAGGTCGTTTTTTAGGACTCAACTCGGGGAAATGAGATTTTCACCAATATCCCGGACCAGGCAGCCAGCCAAAGCCAATGGGGGCGATAAAAATTATGGCCGCCGATGCCAAATATGAGCAACAACAGCAGGCAGGCGATGATTGCCCCTCCCAATAAATAGGAAAAGCCCGTATCCAAACCGGCCTCAAGCAAATGTGACCGAACCCGCGTGCAGCACCTGACTATTGAACCGAGCAAGCCAAGGAAAACGATCGCCCCGAACAGGCCCAGCTCGGACAGTACTTCGCCGTACAGAATATGGGAGGCGGTCGGAGACTCGTGTCCGGCCTTATCGATCCGGTTCACCATCCTGTAGCCGATAAAGTTTTTCTCTCCGGCCCCCACGCCGGTCAGCGGCTCCCGGGCAAACATTTTCAAACTGACTTCAAACCCCTCAAGCCGTCCTTCGGCCGATTCATGCGCATTGGCCGGACCTGCGTCCTTATCCCAGAGGGTTCTGATCCGCTCCTGCTTTTCATCCGGCATGACGGTCCACAAAACGCAGACGGCCAACGCAGCGATTGCCAGGGCGACAATTTTCCTTTTCCCCTTTTGCGCAAGGCCGAGCAGTAAAACGGTGAACAGCAGGGCGACGGAAGAGGTGCGGGACCCCGTCAGCACGACACACAGTACGGCCATGCCGAAATAGCAGTAATAGCTCCAACGATATGCCAGCTTCTTCTCGGTGCGCAGCAAGGCATAGACAAAGGGCAGCGAAAGCACCACGCTGCCGCCGAAGGAGTTCGGGTCGTTGTTCGTGCTGTCGACGCCGATCATGCGGTGGATGCCCATCCGGAAAAAATGGCGGCCGTTGTGGTACTCCCACAAAGAATGCAGGACATAGATGAACATGGCAAAAACGAAGCCCTTTACCAGCACCCGGAGCGAGTCTTCATCATCCACGGTCGCCAGCATCAGCATATAGAGGATGACCATCTTCCCATATTCGATCCCCTGGTCAACGGCATCCCCGGTCTTGAAAGCGAACGGGGACAGGATGAAGTGCAGGGCGAGAAGGCCGTAAATCCATTTATTGGTCGGCGATGCCACTATCTTGAAACGGTTGCTCAGAAACGCGACCAGTATCATGATGACGGCAAACGTGCGCTCTATGGGGAAGCCATGAAGAACCGAGATAGACTCCCAGGGCCGCTCGATATAGAGGAAGATGTAAAAACAGATCATCAACAGCACTAATGATGGCGAGGTGTCCGTATTGTTCGAATAGTTCTCGTATGTTGCTGCATCGTTTCCCATAGGTCGGTACTCTCACTCACGTTTTTTGGCCGCGCCGGCCGCGGTTCAGGCCGTCAGGCACACAACGGGGCGCGCCCCCGGCAACAGGCCCCTAGTGCAGCAACGTTTCGATATGGTTGGCAATCCGCCAGGCACTTCTGCCGTCCCTCAGGTGCAACTCATTCCGCAGCACCTGCTCTGCCCCGAGCCGCAGGCGCTGCCGCACCGGCTCATCGAAGAGCAGCGTTGCGATCGCAGGCCGCAGTTCCTGTTCCGACGGCACGGATATCACGGCCTTAAAGCGATCATAGGACAAGTACCAGTCAATGGGCAGGTAGTTGACCAGACCGACCGGAAGGCCATAATCCATTGCCTCCAAACAGGTCGTAGACGCGATCGTCATGAAGGCATCGGCGGCGGTGAAACAATCGGCCAGGGGCCGGGTTCTGGTTATCTCGACAAGCGATTGCCCCTGTCCGGGCCGCAGCAGCCCCAGCCAGTGCGACTCGGGGAGGTCCCGCGGATGGAGTTTGACGAGCAGTTTGACGTTATCCATGGCGTCAACCGCTTCGACCAGCCTGACGAACAGGCGCTCCTGGGCCTGCTGGGAACATTTCACCGGCTGGTTGCAATAAAGGAGCACCCTGTCCCTCGTGTCCCTGTCGTTGCCGCCGGAGCCCCCCGGTGCCGTTTTCCGGTCAAGGCGCGGTTGCCCGGTCACCAGAATGCGCGAATCATCAACCCCGTCCTGGAGCAAGATCTGGCGAAACATATCCCCGGCGGCAAAGACCGTCGTCCCGCGGGAATGGGCATAGCCCTTGCGGAAAAAGGCCCCGAGGGAAAGTTTGTATGCAAATTTTGCACAGAGCTGATGAAGGATTTCGTTGCCCCCCTGTTCCTTAAGCTTGAGAAGAAACGGCAGCTTCCGGATCGAGGGACGAACGCTTTCCTGGATAAGAAACGCAGGCTTGTCACAATCGCGAAAAAGCTCCATAACCATGCGATCGAACAGCGCCGCATCGTCGTTGCACGTGACCACCGCATCAGCCCCAAGAGGGGCCAGCCATCGCGAAAGTTCGGCGGCAAGCTTGCGATAGCTGCCGATAACAGGGAAGAATCGCTGGCTATCCGATTCGTAAAACGCCTCATAGCGCATGATCGGCATATGCTGCGCTGCCAAAAAAGGCTCGACCCGGTATTCTTCCTCGATAAGAGCATCCCGGGAAAGAAAGAGCGGCTTGTGGCCGCGGCATGCCAATTCCACCGCCACCGGCACCTGGGTCGCGACGTGGGAGGGATTGCTGGGAACGAAGAGTATTGTTCTCCTATTTTTACCGTTGTCTGAACCCATATCGATAATGTTGAGCCTTACTGCCTGTGCATGATGCGCTTGGCCAAGGATATGCTCCGTCCGAACGCGTTGTGGGCCGAAACCGCCAGCCTTACGAGACCGCCCGCATCGTTGCGGACCAGCAGCATGTCTGCCTGCTCCACGTGCCCCGTTGCAAAATGCCGCTTGTATTCATACTCCCCTTCCTGGAAATTCAACCGCTTCGGCGGACGATGGGTGTACAGATCTTCGAGCAGCAGGCAGAACATGGCCCTTCCGGGGGAGTACCCCGAAAAGTTCTGATCGAAACCGGTACGTGAGTAGTAGAACACATCGCCGAACTGAAAACCTCTCACAAAGGCGCATGGCCTTTCCCCGCATTTCAACAGGTAGCAGCGCAAGACCCCCTGGCCGGCGAACCGTTCATATCTCAGGCGTTCCTCGGGGCTGTTCACCATCTGCGGCCCCAGGGCGTGCTGCCACGACCGGGATGAGATCTGGGAGGCACCATCAAGGAACAGCGCCACATCTGCCGCATGTTCGACACGGACAAGGCTGAGTTCGCCATTACCGCTGGTGCCGAGCAGCTTTATCTCTCTTTTCAGGTTGTATCGTGCTTTTTTGCTGAATTTCAGGAGGTACTCATCAAATGACCGGTTCAAAGTCACGCTGTAGTGCCTGGCCCAATCCCTGTCGGGGATATAAAGACGGGCATGGCGCCGCACCTCCTCCGATTCATGCAGAATGCTCCAGCACCGGCTGTTGACGGGGACCCCCGGTATGTAAATGGCGCTACGGTCGGGGAAGGCTCGAAAAAGGGATTTGGCGAACTCCACGTAGATTTCTTCACGGGGTACGAGGAGCGGCTCCCCCCCATCAGCCTGATGACCGGGATGGTGCACTGCGCCAGCGAACGGCTTTTGAGCATGAAACGCAGTGGATAGCTGGTTGCGAACGCCCCGGACATCCCGGCCAGTCTGCCGTCGCTGTCGTTGATGTGCACCATGACGGGGCGCTCGCCAAAACGCAGCCTGAGGATATGATCCTTGAGGCTTGCATGGGCCGCATACTCCCACCATGCCGGCGATTGATAAAAGGCATAGAGATTTTCACTGGCCAGGGCCAGATCATTCCATTCCTGACGTAGTGCTGGCGTAGCGATGGCGATATCGGGCAGTTGCAGCTTGACTATCGTGGTTGTTACACCCATCGTATCTGGCCTTTGTCGCAATGATGGCAGGTGCCGGCTTCCGCTCGTGACCCCTCCCGGCCTTATTGCCGGGCATGATCCCGTATCTTGACGATCGTTGCCGGTACGCCGACGATCACGGCGTCAGGCTCTGTAAAAGACTTGTTCACAACGGAATTGGCACCGATATGAACGCCATCGGCGATCTGGATCTTGCCGAATATCTTCGCCCCGGCTTCTATGACAACATCGTTGCCAATAACGGGCACATTATCGGAACCGTTGTTTTCCCCAATGACGACGCCGACATTTATTCTGGCATTCGCCCCGATACGCGCATTGTCATGGATGACGATGGTTCCGTAATGGGGAAGCTTCAGACCGGGGCCGACCGTGTTGGGAGGGATCGTAAATCCGAGTATCAGTTGATAGAGCTTGAGTTTGAAGCGCAAACAGAGGAGATAGTAGCGGGCAACCGCGCCGGTTGAGCAATTGCGATAGTATTCGACCTTTCTGAGCAGCCGCAAGAATGCCCACAGCGGATCGAGCACAAAGAGGCAGCATCTGGAATCCCGGCGCCCCATCGCCCGGCGGTCCGCGTCAAGGTACGCCGCATAGTCATCCCGCGAGTGAATCATCAGGTGTTCCTCCCCGAATACAACATTTCAAAAGAAGCGACCATGGACTCGCGCGAGAACATGCGCCTGGCCTTTTCCCGATTGGCGCCGCGGGCCGTTTCAAGGCGCTCGTGCGTTGCCGCCAGTTCCACAACACGTTCGGCAATGGCCTGTGCGTCGGCGACCGGCACGATGTAACCATTGACCCCCTCTTCTATCATTTCCCGGCACCCGCCGACATCCGTGGAAATCACCGGCAGGCCGGAGGCGAAATATTCCACAATGGAATTGGAGAAACTTTCGGAGGTCGAAGAGAGGACCGCGGCATCGCATGCCGCCAATATCCGGGGGATATCCGTACGTTTGCCCAAAAAAAACGTTTTGTCGGCGATACCGGCCTCGGCGGCCATATTCTCGAGCTCTTTCCGCTGCTCGCCATCGCCCGCGACGACAAATTGCACATCCGCCGCCCGTGAAGCGGCGATGGCGGCGGCACGCACAAAGGTGGCGACGCTTTTGACGGGTCTCAGATTGGCGACGATGCCAACGACAAACGCATTCCGCTTCAGTCCCAGAGCATCCCGGATCTCGTTTTTCGTTTGTGCCGATACCGGCTGGAACAGGCCAAGCTCGGCACCATTGTAGATTATCTTCATGCGTTCCATCGGAATGGCTTCTATCTCCGACGCCCACTTCGCCGTGGCATGGCAATTGGCCACAAAGTAGTGAACCCACCGGTTCAGCACCTTATAGAGCATGATTTTAACAGGCGTGTGCCAATACCCCTGATCGCGCCTTGAGGAAATAATGCGGGGAACCCCCGCAAGCCGGCCTGCGATAATGCCAATGATATTCGATTCGACGAAATGAGTTTGAATGCAGTCGAACTTGTTCTTGCGCAGCGCCGCGACAAAACCGAGGAAGCGGCGATACGATGCCGGGCGGGCGAATGACTGGAAGTCGATCACCACCAACGGGCACAGATCAAACTCATGGTCAAGCCACGGGGACGAGCGCAGGACAAAAAGAGTCGGCTCAAACCGGGAACGGTCCAAATGCTTGATAAGCATCAGGAGCTGCTTTTCAGTCCCGGCGGTTGGGGATTCTATGGTATCGATGATGAAAGCGATCTTTTTCATTGAACCGCGGCCCATGGCCCTATGCCCTTTTCTTTCGGTTATGCTTTTCCACTCGCGGTTTTCACCTATGTCCCGAGAGAGTGCTTCACTTCGTCCCGCTCCCGGCTGACCGCCTGCCGCAAAAAGCCCCATCCCAGCCCAAAATGGACTGCAAAGAAAATCGGCGGCAGATACGCGAAATAGCGCCACCCGTTTCGGGCGGCAATGCGCAACGATTCCACCATGATGATCAGCAGGTAGATCCCGTAAAGGGTCCCCAGCACCGGCGTAACGGCATGGCGCCCTCCCCCGGAGAATCCCATCGTTCCCCCCGCGGCAAGCAGCAGCAACAGACCCGCCACAAAGGCTGCCGGGACAAGCTGGTTAAGGGTCACGGCCTCCGGATGTTTCCGGATGAAACGCCAGCGCCCCCTGCCATAGCGGACCATCTGGCGCAGCAACCCTTTCAGGTCTTCACGCGGATAATAGCGCACCGTCAGCTTCGGGCTGGTGTATGTCTTCAAGCCGGCTTTCTCCACCCGATAGTTGAATTCGAGATCTTCACACGCGTCAAAGTTTTCATCCACCAACCCGACCCGCGGCAAAATCGCGCGGCGGTAGGCCGCCCCGTTGCTCACGGGGCTTGCAAAACCCTCGTATTCACCATAGATGAGCGAGTCCCCCCCATGGCCGATCCTTGACCCGCGCGCGAGGGCAACAGCCTGCTGGAACGGCGCCAAACCGGGAGGGTTAAGCGGTTGCGGCCGGCCAAGGCAGTCTGCGCCGCTTTTCTCGAAACACTCCCTGACGCTGGTGAAAAGATCGGCATCCGGGATGTGGCAGTGGCCGTCCACCACAAGAAAAATATCCCCCCTGCCGTTTTTGAAGCCAATATTGCGCCCGGCACTCGACCTGCGTCCCGGGTTGTCCATAAGGCGTATTTGCGGGCAGGAGCGGGCCAACTCGCCGACAATTGCCCGGGTGCCGTCATCGGACATGCCATCGGCAACGATGATTTCATAACGGTCCGCCGGGTAGTCCTGGGCCAGCAGTTGTCCGAGCGTATCGCGGATGAAACGTGCCTCGTTGCGCACCGGCATGACTACCGTGAGAAACGGGACAGCGGCATGCGTGCCCGTCAACATGTACCGGCGATCCTGACATAGAGGTCTTCAAGCTTGCGGGCCTGGCTTGCGAAGTTAAAGGCCTCGTCGACAAGAGCCGCACCACGCCTGCCCATGTCTTTGGCCTCTTCCGGGTTGTCCAGCAGATGTTCCATTGCCTGCCGCAATGCGGCAACGTCTCCCGCCGGCACAAGCACGCCGTTATAGCCGCCGCGGACAATCTCGGGAGTCCCGCCAACGGCCGTCGCTACGACCGGCAGGCCGGCTCCCGCCCCCTCCAGCACGGCAACCGGCAGCCCCTCCGTATGGGATGAAGAGACGAAAATATCCGCATCCGCAAGCAATGCCGGGACGTTGTCGCTGAACCCAGGGAGCAGGAACCGGCCTTGCAGCCCCGCAGCGGCAACCTGCCGTTCCAACTCCCGGCGGAGAATCCCCTCGCCCAGAACAATGAAATAAACCTTTTCCCGCTGCCGCACGATTGGCGCGGCAGCCTCGATAAACCCGGCAAAATTCTTTTCGGGGCTCAGGCGGCCGGCCGAGACGACCAGCACCGCGTCTTCCGGCAGCGCAAGGAGATCCCGGATGCTTTCCTTATGCGGCCCTTTTTCAACAAAGACGGCGTTATGGACGACCGTAATGCGGTCACCGGGAATGCCCGCCGCGACAATCTGACGTTTATGCCCCTCGGAAACAGCGACGATGTTCTGGATCATCTTCATGACCTGCTTGTCGGCAAACTCGTAACAACGGATCTTTGCGCTTTCCCCGGTCCACCCATGGGAGTAGACGATCTGCGAAACGCCAAGGGCACCCGAAGACAGATACCCTATGATATTCGATTTATATCCGTGCGTTACCAGCAACTGCACGGAGTTGTCTCGAAGCAGCCGGCGTAATTGCGTAATGAGCCTGGGATGAAACGGAGAGCTGCTCCGCAGGCTCAATGTCCGGATGTTGTCGGCTTCCGCCGCCTGCAACAGACCATTGGGCCGGCCGTCGTTATCGAACGAACAGAGGATCGGCCGGAAACACTGCCGGTCAATTCTCCGCAAATGCTCCAGAATCTGTTTCTCCGGCCCGCCGACAAAATTGCTGGCCCGAAGGTGCATAACGACAATCGGATCAGGCACGCGCTCGCTCCCATACGGCATCCATTACCCCGGCAATCGCATCCCAGGTGTAGGATTCAAGAATCAGCGCCCGGCCGGCAGCGCCATATCCGGAGAAAACGGCAGAATTTTCAAGGGCCGTGCACGCCGCGTCCGCGAAATCCCGGGGGGTATCCCGCAGAAGAATATTTTTCCCCTCGGCAACGTCCAGCCCCTCTGCCCCGACTGTTGTGGAAAGAACCGTTTTTGCCATGGACATGGCTTCGAGAATTTTGAGGCGGGAACCGCCACCGACCCGCAACGGCACCACATAGAGCATGCTGCGCGCTATGTATGGCCGCACATCATCGACAGTCCCCGTAACCGTCACCCCAGGGGTCCGTTCGGCAAGGGCAAGCAGCCACTGCGGGGGCTTGCGGCCGACCACGGCAAAGGTCGCGGCGGGGATGCGGCGCCTGATCTGCGGAAAGATCTCTTCGATGAAGTACGTGACCCCGTCCTGATTTGGGCGCCAGTCCATCGAGCCGGTAAATACCATGCTTCCCGGGCATATCGCGGACTGGGCAGGAGCGAAATAGCGCTCGTCCACGCCGTTGGGGACAACGGTCACCCGGCTGCAGCCGTAACGTTCCATAAATATGTCCCGGTCCGGAGCGGAAACGACCGACACCTGGGAATAGTTCACGGCGGCACGCGCTTCGTAGCCCACCATTTTTCGCCACTGGAGGTAAATGTACAACTTTTTCAGCAGATTCGATTCAGCCTCGCAGTAGCGCTCCCATATCTGCGCCTCGACGTTATGCGCCGAAAGGACCGACGGCAGCCTGCCGAGCAGGGTGCGGATATTCTCGGTATAGGGCATCCATTCGCAGTGGACAAGATCGAATCTCCCGGAAGCGACCAGGGACAAGGCCCTCTTTTCCAATGCCGCTGAATAATGGCGGTCCACAACGTACGGTTTCGGCGACAGCATATTGGCCAGGAGCGCCCGGTAAAAGCGGAATCCTTTCTGTTCGAGCACGGTGCTCGGCAGGGTGATCAGGGTGACGTTTGGGCAATCAGGCAAACAGTCCCCCCGGTCGCCGTAACAGAGGTAGGTTACCGAATGGCGTTTCTGGAGGCGCTGCAACAGGTTGTACGTCCTGATTTTTTTCCCGGTATCAAGCGGCCAGGGGACCTCTTCGTCAACGATCAGGACATTCATGACCTGGGGGCACCGAGGCCGGCATCACGCTGCGGGCGATTGGAACTGCCGGCGATCGCAGCCGTCATGGTGCCGAATTGGAGCTTGCCCAAGAGATGCCGCAGCTTCCCTTCGGTACGGTGCAGATTGAGATAATGCCGAAAACGCGACTTGAGCCCGGCTTTGATGCGGGGCTGTCCCGGATCGATCTCCCAGGGGTGAAAATAGAGCACCGCGGGCTGGTGCTCCTGATCATTGATCCTCGCAATACCCCGCCGGACCAACTCCGCCGGCAACAGCCGCAGATAGCCGCCACCGGCTATCGGCAGCCGATACTCCATGCTGCCACAGCGCACGGGATACGTGGTCAACGGGAACTCCGCCAGGCGCCCGGCATCCCGCTCCACCGCATAGGGGAAACGGGGGGCGTCCGGAATGCCGTAGGTATCGTGATAAACCGGGAAGACACTGCTGTCGAAGGAATAACCTTCGTCGAGCAGAATATCGAAAGCCCAGAGAGATTGCTTCGTTATGGAATAACTGGGGGCGCGATAACCGCAGATTTCCGTGCCGCAGACGTCCTCAAGAATCTGCTTGGCGCGGCGTATATCCGACCTGAAGGCATCCGGTCCGATACGATACACCAGTTGGTGCCCATAGCCATGGCTGGCAATTTCATGCCCCTGGGCCTGAATCTCCCGGACCAGGTGCGGCACCCGTTCCGCAATCCAGCCCAGCACGAAAAATGTGGCCTTTACGCCGAACTCGTCGAGCATACCCAAAACCCGATGCGTATTATCCTCGACCCTCAAGGGGAAACTATCCCATTCCGCAAAGGCGATATGGCGGGCAAAAGCGTTCACCTGGAAATAGTCTTCCACATCTATGGTCAGGGCATTGAGCATGGTCAGAAGATCTTTCTGATTTCCACAATTCCGCGGTTGATGTCCCGGGCATTCGTTGAGGAGTTGATGTCGTCACGGTTGGTCTCGTAGGAGTAGGTCAGGGTGAGCGTGATGTCGTGGTTAAAGGCGTACGCCAAACTGCCAGTAGCGATGAAATGGTAAGGATACTCCCCCCGCAAGCCGTTCTGGTAGTAGCGCTCCGCAGTCGCGTTAAGACTGGCGGTAAGGCTCTCTACGACCTCGTGGCGGCCATAACCGGAAAAGGAAAGTTTGCGCTGGTTGCGCGTATCCGTCTGGGTATTGACATACTCGGAATAGGAACTCGAAATCCCCACGGCCCCCCGCTGCAAAACCTTGTCGAGCTTGCCGCTGTAACTGGTTTCCTTTGTCGAAACGGCCAAGGGATCTTCCGTATTTTGCACATTGGTCTCAAGTGTCGCCACGGCGACCTCAAAGTCATGTGTGACGCCCGCGTGCCAGAACAAATAGTTTACGCTGTTGTAATGCCGGAAGTTTTGCCAGGTATTGCCAATCTGGCCGAAAACGAAGGACTTCTCGGCGTATTGATATTTGAAGCCGCCATAAACGTCGTGTTTGTCGAAATTAACCGGTACCGTTTCACTCCGGGTAAAC is a window of Geobacter sp. FeAm09 DNA encoding:
- a CDS encoding GNAT family N-acetyltransferase, which encodes MNRSFDEYLLKFSKKARYNLKREIKLLGTSGNGELSLVRVEHAADVALFLDGASQISSRSWQHALGPQMVNSPEERLRYERFAGQGVLRCYLLKCGERPCAFVRGFQFGDVFYYSRTGFDQNFSGYSPGRAMFCLLLEDLYTHRPPKRLNFQEGEYEYKRHFATGHVEQADMLLVRNDAGGLVRLAVSAHNAFGRSISLAKRIMHRQ
- a CDS encoding serine O-acetyltransferase; translated protein: MIHSRDDYAAYLDADRRAMGRRDSRCCLFVLDPLWAFLRLLRKVEYYRNCSTGAVARYYLLCLRFKLKLYQLILGFTIPPNTVGPGLKLPHYGTIVIHDNARIGANARINVGVVIGENNGSDNVPVIGNDVVIEAGAKIFGKIQIADGVHIGANSVVNKSFTEPDAVIVGVPATIVKIRDHARQ
- the pelF gene encoding GT4 family glycosyltransferase PelF, producing MKKIAFIIDTIESPTAGTEKQLLMLIKHLDRSRFEPTLFVLRSSPWLDHEFDLCPLVVIDFQSFARPASYRRFLGFVAALRKNKFDCIQTHFVESNIIGIIAGRLAGVPRIISSRRDQGYWHTPVKIMLYKVLNRWVHYFVANCHATAKWASEIEAIPMERMKIIYNGAELGLFQPVSAQTKNEIRDALGLKRNAFVVGIVANLRPVKSVATFVRAAAIAASRAADVQFVVAGDGEQRKELENMAAEAGIADKTFFLGKRTDIPRILAACDAAVLSSTSESFSNSIVEYFASGLPVISTDVGGCREMIEEGVNGYIVPVADAQAIAERVVELAATHERLETARGANREKARRMFSRESMVASFEMLYSGRNT
- a CDS encoding glycosyltransferase family 2 protein; its protein translation is MLTGTHAAVPFLTVVMPVRNEARFIRDTLGQLLAQDYPADRYEIIVADGMSDDGTRAIVGELARSCPQIRLMDNPGRRSSAGRNIGFKNGRGDIFLVVDGHCHIPDADLFTSVRECFEKSGADCLGRPQPLNPPGLAPFQQAVALARGSRIGHGGDSLIYGEYEGFASPVSNGAAYRRAILPRVGLVDENFDACEDLEFNYRVEKAGLKTYTSPKLTVRYYPREDLKGLLRQMVRYGRGRWRFIRKHPEAVTLNQLVPAAFVAGLLLLLAAGGTMGFSGGGRHAVTPVLGTLYGIYLLIIMVESLRIAARNGWRYFAYLPPIFFAVHFGLGWGFLRQAVSRERDEVKHSLGT
- a CDS encoding glycosyltransferase encodes the protein MPYGSERVPDPIVVMHLRASNFVGGPEKQILEHLRRIDRQCFRPILCSFDNDGRPNGLLQAAEADNIRTLSLRSSSPFHPRLITQLRRLLRDNSVQLLVTHGYKSNIIGYLSSGALGVSQIVYSHGWTGESAKIRCYEFADKQVMKMIQNIVAVSEGHKRQIVAAGIPGDRITVVHNAVFVEKGPHKESIRDLLALPEDAVLVVSAGRLSPEKNFAGFIEAAAPIVRQREKVYFIVLGEGILRRELERQVAAAGLQGRFLLPGFSDNVPALLADADIFVSSSHTEGLPVAVLEGAGAGLPVVATAVGGTPEIVRGGYNGVLVPAGDVAALRQAMEHLLDNPEEAKDMGRRGAALVDEAFNFASQARKLEDLYVRIAGTC
- a CDS encoding glycosyltransferase; the encoded protein is MNVLIVDEEVPWPLDTGKKIRTYNLLQRLQKRHSVTYLCYGDRGDCLPDCPNVTLITLPSTVLEQKGFRFYRALLANMLSPKPYVVDRHYSAALEKRALSLVASGRFDLVHCEWMPYTENIRTLLGRLPSVLSAHNVEAQIWERYCEAESNLLKKLYIYLQWRKMVGYEARAAVNYSQVSVVSAPDRDIFMERYGCSRVTVVPNGVDERYFAPAQSAICPGSMVFTGSMDWRPNQDGVTYFIEEIFPQIRRRIPAATFAVVGRKPPQWLLALAERTPGVTVTGTVDDVRPYIARSMLYVVPLRVGGGSRLKILEAMSMAKTVLSTTVGAEGLDVAEGKNILLRDTPRDFADAACTALENSAVFSGYGAAGRALILESYTWDAIAGVMDAVWERARA